A segment of the Lycium ferocissimum isolate CSIRO_LF1 chromosome 5, AGI_CSIRO_Lferr_CH_V1, whole genome shotgun sequence genome:
CCaccatctttaatttttgcacaAACTAAACTGAAATTATAAGGTTTAAAAATGTTTATTATTAGCAAATGTTTTTTGCTGATTTGATTTCAAAAATCTCTTCACACAATTTTATGAAACATAATTTAAGTTTCTAATATTCCTCTTTAATTTAATTTCGTCTATTACAAGTTGTACGACGCATAAATTCATATGCATGCACACCTTGAACGTAAATAGGTAAATACACTGATTAGGATATATAGAATAATATTTACCTTTTACTTTTTTAAGCTAAGGAACGTAAATAGGTAAACTTAGAAATAATAActaagcttatatatatatatatatatatatatcgttagTATATTTTGTGTAAGAAACAAGTTGATCTTAATCGAGTCGTAATCTATTATGACTAAGTGTCTTAATAAACATGGAGAGGCGCTGTgaataaaacaaaagaaatatttttatttgaattaaactAATATTCCAACCCCTTGTTTATGAAACAAGTTGATTTAACCAAGTCTTAAGTTATATTAGCCACATTAATTAACTTAACAAATATGGAAGGTGGGGAGGGAGTGGgtgaataaaacaaaaaatatttcaatttgGATTAAACTAATACTCCAAACCCTTGTTTAAGAAACAAGTTGATCTTAACCAAGTCTTAATTTATCTTAACCAAGTCTTAATTAACTTAACAAATATGGGGTGGTTGGAGGGGTTAGTCCTTTTCAATTTAACTATCTCATTTCCGTTCTATCATGATGATTAAATGTTAGGTAAGAATTATGTCGCTTCTTCTCCTTCTGATAGCCAGATAGGTATCTTGAAACCTGTGGCTATTATATAAACACACACGTATATTTATGTAgagttttaagttatatgtattaatGGAAAACAAATATTTATACAATCAGGTcacttattaattttttataaataagttTCTTTGCAATTTTTTAGGGAAAACAACATAAAATACCCATAAAGGGAAAACTATTTACGTAGGCATGCCCCCTCATAAATTAATTTTGCTTCTACCCAGTCCCGccgaaaatatttacccgagtACCCCCTCGCCCCAAATCCTTCCTTCATGATATCATCTCAGTATATGGTATATgccatgatggtatcatagaagaccgaggagtgtctcattgaaggactgaagcagtcctccttgataccatctcagtatatgtatataagatgatggTATCATATAGGTTTTTGCAGAAAATGTgttttttgaataaatgaacatgatcttCATGATATCCTGtcagtatattatatataccatATGAGTTTCATAGAGGGCTAGTGAGtgtttttgaataaatgaaagaagtcctctatgatactatCATAATATATAGAGATAGATTGATATAATGTTGGTATCATAGTTTTAGGGGCATCCGGGTAAATAGTTTGGGATCCTGAAAGTAAAGGGGCATTTTCAGGTAATTATTTTGCCTGCAGTGAGCatttgtgtttcttttttttttttttttttttaaattaatttttttttatactatgGGTATAATGGCTTAAATCCATTTATATGAAACCCCACCCTGGAGACCTATGGCTGATATTCATTTCACCACAAACATGTATGCGTGTAAGTGTgtacatttgtgtatatatagacacacatacATACCCCTTCAAATTAACTCTCCATATCTTCacaatattctttttcttgttctttttcctttattttatagAACGATTGAACTTTCTTGGAAGAAGCAAGAATGATGAAAAGAACACATTTTAGTGACTTACCAGAAGATTTAGTGATGGAGATTTTGTCAAGATTGCCCGTAAAATCTCTCCTACAACTCAAGTGTGTCTCCAAGAATTGGTATGTTTTAATTGAAAATCCAGTTTTCATTCAAAAACACCTTCACCATATCAACAACCCCACAAGTTATTTTGTTCATCATTATTTTCTTGATACAATGAAATCTGGTTTCACTTTGTTCAATGAACAAAACCAATTAGTTGCAAAATCCCACTTGTACCAAGATGTTTTAAACACATCTACACATTTATGGGAAGTTCTTGGTCCTTTAAATGGTTTATTTTTGCTTTACAATGATCAAGAAGAAGTTGCACTATGGAACCCTGCTACTAAAGAATTTAAGCCTCTCCCAATTTCACAACCCCTAAATTGCCCTTCATTTAGTTTGTCTTCATATAAATTTGGTTTCGGAATTGAACCCTCGAGTGGTGACTATAAAGTCGTCTGGATGAGAGATTACTGGGATGTATATTCTGAAGACTGGCATTTGCCTACGATTATTTCGGTCTATACACTAAGTACAAATTCTTGGAAAAATTTCGAAGAATTCAGCGTTTCTAGTCGTGACATGGTCAAGTCAAGTGGTAACACATACTTGAATGGATTTTATTACTGGAGAGCACGTCAAAATGATAAAATCTTTGCATTTGATATGAGCAATGACACAATTGTAGAGATTCAAACACCAAAGTCATTTACGTCAAAACAATGGGATTTATCATTGTTCAATGATTTCATTgctatgtatatttatgagcCAATAAGTGTTGGCAGAGAAACATGTATTGACATATGGATCATGGAGAAAGAAGGCTATTGGGCAAAGAAAGCGAGAATTGGCCCTTTTCTAAATATCAAGAGGTCACTTGGATATGGAAATAATGGGGaagtttttcttgaagttgtaACATGGCAATTGGACATATTTGATCCTTGTCTAAAGAAAAATAGAGTTCTTGGCCACCAGAGAAATGGCTACTCTTTGCAAGCTTTTGCTTACAAAGAAAGCTTAGTCTCGTTAAAAAAGAACCCATTTGTAATTTAGTTTATTGTTGATGAATGATAAAGATGGCTATCATTTTCACTCTTGCTCCACCACATATTTATTTCtatatgtttatttatttttacccCTTTATTTGTTCAAGAAAGCTCCTAGGTACTTATTTATTGAAAAAGTTTGAATGGCAATATAACATTATGTGACGAGGCATAAAAAATTTTGTAGTCCATTACAACTTTGTCCTAACTTTGTGTCAAATTTCGCAAGAGGTTTTTATTTCTATACGTAGAGATTTTAGAATAAAACATAAGAAATTCTTagagaattattttcttctatctaAATTATAAAGAGTTATATCAAACCATTTCCTCCTCTATGGTCAGACTGGCATTCACAAtagaaatttatgatcaacaaAAGTTGtgataaaatgataaatactCCTTCATTCTTTAACTAAAGGTCTAAAATTCGAATAGCTGCTGTTAAAAAGCGCTTACAGCGTGGAACTCGAATACCAAAATAAATAGAGATTTatattgttataccccattttaaccggagtCAAAATGGTTTACAACATTTCGGTAATTccggttaattaaagttaaagaattaacctaattatttatggtgaattaggacacctaaagttcaTTAAAGTTATTTTCTAAAGTTAACTCCGTTTTAAGGTCTACTAacttaagattctaggtaagggttcaattaatctaaagggaaggtattaagcatcctttaagatccattaataatggttaaccgaccggacttaattaattaaaaaggctACGGTAATGTTCAAAGAGCGTCCCTTTTTAATTATGAAAAGAATACTAAGCACGAAAATAAGCCAAAGTATCATATTAACTTAAAGtatatttcatgtttaaaagtaAAATAGCTGCTTGTTTTGGTACCTTAGTAGAAATCTGATTGTGGAGATTAAAAGCGGACACAAGATTGCGAGAGTAATACTTGGACCCAAGAAGTGAAAAATAAAGGACTTGACGTCAGAACTtaaagaaagaaacatttttagagtaaagaaatatttaatacTTGAGGAAAGTTTCATATTCTTGGCTCAATAACATAAAAATTTGATACGAATTTGCTGAGCCTAAAAAAACGCCATAAGCATTTTAACTCAAGGTTTTAAAGGATAAATCTAAAAAATACATAATGGGGTTAGTGAAAAGTGAGCCAAAACTCAAAATAGTTGATTGTTGGATTTTGAAAACTAATTCTAAACTCTAGTATATCTCGTTCCGGTTCAAATCAAGCCACTGTCAAATTCTTCTAAGCATTGAGTCACTTCTTGATTATATGAAAATGCAAAGCTCTATCATGAAAAAGACTTGTGAAATATTGGAAGAAACTTAGATGACTCCACTTAGATACTGAACACAAAACCCTCcaaattaaaattctttttgaaatgCCCTGTTCTATACTATAAGAAGTATTCCTCGTTACTGTCTAAAGATGAAAACTCTAAATAATATTCCCGCTATTAATCTTATGGCctgtacaattttttttttttttttttaaaaagtaaacacataatTGAAGATAAGATGTTAATCATAGCACACAATAAATAAAACGAGCAGCACTAAATGAGATGCTCCATGGTCGTGTTTGACTCCAACAGAAGGACAAAAATCTCCTCTGTACTTTAATGTTTGAGAGGTGAGAAAGAATAGTGGATATGCAAACTCCATGCGGTAACGATGTCGTTCAGCCTCAAAGTGAAACTCTTCGGCTCCAGCGTTCatgtaaaataaaagaaaagtaggAGAGGAGTTAGTATAAGAAATTAACCATCCTTAACAATGTTAAAGGGAAGTAATAAGTAACCATGAAAAATCATAATAATCCACGAGAAACTGTTACATTTGGTTTAAAACCAAGATATTATAAGCATGGTTTATATACTAAACATCATGTACGTTGTTTTTAAAATAGTCTAGATTCTCATTATCGGTACCTTCTACACAAACTAGAATATTTCATGTACTTGGAAACAACAAGCGGGATTTGCAGAGATTAAAATTACGCCAAACACACTCCATAGATATGACTTTCaaggaaaatggaaaaagagagTGAGCAGGGATCAATATTCCACTGTTACTATATCAAAACAAGTTCCATATTCCTTAATTGACCATGTGCTAATTACTACAATTTCTCTAAATAGTATATCTAATTCTAAATCATAGTAGTCAATTTGTCATGGTAAGAAATCAGTTCAAACAGATTGTGTCTAGACAAATTTATAAGGGTTATACAAATCAAGTTTTAACTCTAGCAGAATTTTAACAAGGGGCTAGGCTATTCCACCACATGACAGAGAGTGTGATAAACAACCAGAATGTGAAATGATCTCCTAAATCTTGGAGTCTAGAACACACAAGGCAAATATTTTGGAACAAATAGAACACTCCCGAGCATTTTGTCGAACGTCTATCACTCATATTTTGGATGATATGCAGCCATGAAATGTGACCTTAAACTTAAACCAAAGAACATGATTTTTAACACATCCAGGAATACAAAACACATAAGTCAGAGCTTCTTCATAAAACTTCGACAAACATGGTTCAAACATAGCGAGAAACAGGATTTTAacttaacaaaaataaaatggtAGTCATGTTTCACTAgcatttatttcatatattccaTTTATGACTACAGTctcaaacaagagaaagaaaCGAATAAAGGGATTGGATTTACCTCTTGTTGGTGCAGTGAACGGGACGTCGGGGCCTCGAACCTACTCTCTCGTTATGAACAGATTCGAAACTAGAGTGGGATGAGTTTGAATACCTTTTTTCGTGGCTAAAGTtcaccaaaaaaagaaaagaaagcttTTGGAAGATGATGAGATTATCTCCTTAAGTGTTGGCTAAAATTTCTTAAAGCAATAATTTTGACAGTGAAACTATGGTAAATCTTGAGTGTCCCAAGATGATTTCGGCTGAGAGTTAGAGATTTATTTATACAAGAAAGATAGGGTTTATGCAATGGTATATTTTTTTAGGCGGGATTTCAAAGTTGAATTTGAATTAGACTGGATCTCTTGTGCTCAGACCTCTGCAAAAGCATTCTTGGATTCTTGTGATATACTAAGGTAGGTGATGGGATCGACAAAAAATGGTATTGATAAAGTCTGTCAATGACTGATGGAGTTCGGATCTAAATCGAAAATGGAATGGGGAGAAGAGGGGTGGATGCGGCTGCTGGCTTTGGAATTAGGTttagagaaaattggataaaaaatgtgtatgtgtattgtTGGGCTGTAGCTGACTAACATTTTGTACTGCTCTTATGGTTTGGGCTGCTTCTTTGAGCTGATTAAAAAGGGAAATGAGGCTTATAATTAAGATGGACGTGATTTTGGCCAAATGGGTCAAACTTCATCAACTTTGCCAAATTGTCAATACAATGGCTAACTTTTGTTTAGAAAATCCATTCTTCTTATTATTTCTTTTGGCCTTCTAActtaataactagtacaatatattaTCACATGATGGCAATTAgtaattaatatgtagaaaataaagtaCTAATAGTACGAACTTATCGTTAATGATTTAGCATATAAAGCATCGACTTGTAGCTAATTTAATAAGTACGAAAATAAAGTAATGACAAtcaattattaaaaagaggtgtaaaataataaaaatgtaatTAAGTTAGTAATTCTAAAAGTGGTGACAATGATAATAAAAAGGGTAATTACTATAATAGTAGAGAATAGTAGCGAAAATAaggtaattattaatttagaagcTTAAAAAGTGAATAGGAAGAAAGGAAGGTCAAAATTGAATGTCAACATATATGTTCACATATTTCACCATAATTAAGTGAAAATAATCATCTTTGATTGTTTTGTCTCACTTGGCTCGAATGAAAATATATCTATAATTAGCGACGAAACCAAGATCCAAACTTTTAAGAGTTCGAGTTCAAAAGTGGTACTACCACTGCTGATTTGCTTTACTGAGTTCCAATTTATTAGTTCTCCTAAATAGTGACTTTCTTTAAACACATATGCAAGCTCGGAACAAAGTTATAAAGTTCGACCGAACCTATAACTCGTACACTGTATCCGTCTTCGTCTGTAACTcgagaagaaaagataaaactCACTAATTCACTCAACACTACCCCTACTACATATATATTCGAAACCAAACGTTGCACTTCAAAAGACTCCAGCTTTTGCTAAAAAGCAAGTGCATGTTCGTCTGCTTAGCTTTTCGCCTACTCCGTTGCAGTACAATTATCCGGCTAAGAACATCAACGGAATTGCAACGAACCATTTCATCATCAGCTAGCAAAGAACATTTGCTCTTCTGCAAGAAGTGCACACTTCTGTGTTTTGATCATTTTGTCATCAAGGGCAGCTCAAACTCCTCCTCATCCCTCTTAATTTGTCGTTCGCCCTTTGCCCCTTCGTTTGCACTTTCATTTTCACTTCATCGAAGTACTGATGCCACAAAACAAGTCTTAGTTAAAGTcaataataaatttaataagCAAAATTAACATCTTATTCAAGGACTAAACTCCCTATAATGTGGTGCTCATCGCCTAAACAATCACTTAACTATTGAATTTGGAAGTCCCTCCGTGTCACTCAAGTCGGAAAATGATATATCTGGCCACTTTTTAATGACGTTGCCACTAGATTTTAAGCCAAAAATAAGCACTTTAAGCTCAATCCAACTAAAAACCTTCCATCCCGCCCAATACCCCACCAAAAAAATCAGGTGACACGTAATTATATCACTTTCCGACCCAATACCCACCAATAGTTCAGTGACCGTTTAGACAATAAACTCTATAATGTATGACTAATTGTAATTACCTGTTGTTTCCTTTTCCTCTCAAGCTCCGCCTGCAGGAAAAAAcgaaaacaagaaaacaacatTATTAAGctgatgatatgaaatgttagaATTATAcataacaataatataaagTAATAATAATTCAGTCTGAATGGACAATAAAACCATACTCCAAAATTAAGGACATTTCTGATAATATATTTACTACCAGGGCCTGTTTTAGATGtgcattttcttcttttagttGGTTCAGTTCTGCCTCAAGTTCTACCGTATAAGCCTGCACCAGAAAAAATTAATCATCAAATAGGCCAATTTATAATTAGGATAGTGAAGTTAAACTAtattgctcggactctccaataAATGTCGCCAGGTCCTGGaccctccaaaagtagtgcatttttcgAGGATCCAACACGGGTGCTGTCGACATATTTGGAGAGTCCAAACAACGTAGAAATGAAGGGGTATGGAATTAAATTACTGACCTGTTTTCGTGCTCTTGATCTTGCTGCTGATTCTCTGTTCTTGATCATCCTCCTTTGCCTTCTTTCAACAACTTTCTCTACCGGACCGTCTATTACGCGTTTTCGCCCGCCTCTTATGGACATCTCCAACCCGTATTGGCCCCCGCTATCGATTTGATTAACGCATAATCCATCCGATGACACAGGACTTAATGGCGTCGCCCCGGCTACCCCTTGCACTTGCCCGTACCCAACCCCGCTACCATTTCCCATTCTTCCACCGTATACGGGCGTCGGTTGTTGCGGGAATCCTCCGCCCCTTGTCATGCTTACCGGGTACACGGGCGCCTCGACCACCCCGGTTTGTGGAAGTGGAAGTGGCGGATAACCAGGAATACCAACACCGGGCGTGACTCCACCGAGGCTGATTACGGGCCGGGCCATAGTGGCCATAGCGGGATTGGTGCTGTTTTGATACATCATATATGATTGCTGCTGAGGTGGTGCAGGGGCGGCATTATTACCGTGTTCGCGTACGACCCCTGCTTTAACCAAGAAATCCTCGAGCGTCATTTCACCGAACGTAAcctgtcaacaacaacaacaactacgcctcagtcccaaacaagttggaATCTTTCATTTCTTCCTTTGAgctcataataataataataataataataataataataataataatagttccATACCTGTCGTTGAGTGGAATTGTGACTGGTGTTCTGTACGCTGTCCCTGTTACCGTTGTTCTGTTGCTGCTGCTCATGTTGGCTCTTATGAATTTCCGACCAAACTTCCTCTACAGTTTTACGACACAACGGGGCAGGAAGCGTAAGCGAGCCCTGTCTTGGCAAGCTTGGCTGCTTGACAATAGCTTTCTCCAGCGAAACATTGCTCTGTCCTAGTGCAAAATGTGGGGTGCTAGTGGCTTCCCTAGTACTCGCCACCTGGCTATGAGCGTGAGAATGTGCGGGCCCATGAGTGTGGGCGTGCGCTTGGTTTTCTTCAGCGGTCCAAATGCTGTTGAGGAATTCATCCATGTTCATGGACCCGAAATTCTTACCGCTCTCACAAAGGGTGTGTTGGAATTCATCGAGCGTGAGGGAGTAGATGGAGGATTGTCGACCGAGGGACGGGAACGGGTGGTTCTTGTGCTGGTTTTGGTCTGGCTGTAATGGTGATTGAACTTCACCTTGTGACACCATCTCTGATTCTGCTCCGCCCATTTTGTGACTTCTTTTCCTACTTAGGGTTAAATTCCTTTATGCCTTGATCAACTAGAACCTGAAATTTGTCGTGTCAAACTTTGAACAAAAGAAATGTTGATACTTGTAAATTGGAAAATTCAATATGAAGTTTACATGTCATGAACGAATATATCAAACTCACAATGATACAGAGTTTGAGGGAGAGGTAAATTTAGTCAAAAAATCTAGCATCTACCCTctaataatttaagaaaactcAGCTTACAAAAATCCATTAAAAGTACAAATAATAAACTTTAAACCAAGTAAATCAGATGGGATGTGGTAAAATCACAAACTCGAACTCATAATGTTTAAATTCTGAGCCCGCTTATAATGTCTTGATGGAGAATAGAAATTTTACAATAATTTATTCCCCCTTGCCTTTACAAATCGAAGGTTTTGAACTTCACTGTTTAGGCCCCTACTCCAACTCCCTAAATAATTGTACAAATGTAAGAATCTAGCTAGGAGGCCCCCTATGGTTCAAAGGTTAAAGTGTCAATAAAGCAAAGTCAAACTTTTATGGCCAGCAGCAaataaaacacacacacatatattaagACAGACAGCCTGATATATCGGTTGATGGAAGCACGATAACAGTATTATGGTTTTAACTTACTATACACTTACAgtataataatttttatattattaggtcattccaaaaacaaataaaaccaACAGCCTCCAAATCACAAAAGGTCAAATTGTACCaataatgtgaaaaatcaaGATCTTCACTATACTGAAGATAAAGACGGTACAAACAATTTATGCATATTGATAGTGCAAAGACTTTACACAACGAATGCAATTTAACCTATCATTGCACATCACTTATATTTATTCAAAGGCTATCAATCATTGtttttattaaatagaattaccTATAATTAAACCTATTACTTTTTAAGAGATCTGATtatgcaaatatttttttaactattagtgcataaaacttaaaatattttatacaaaatttgGCTAGAAATGTCAATCAAGATTGTGAAGGAAAAGGGATGCCTATTACCCTCAAAAGCAACAAATGAACTTTGTGGGTCTAATCAAAGTGCACTACTAAAACAGGAACATATTCTTTGGTATGCGTCGGCAATACTTTGGGAAGTTACCACTTTTGTTTAATGGTTTTTTATTGGGCAGATCTAAaatacagttttttttttccttcaattgtttAGTCCTACTAATAAAGAAATACTACTAAAAGTAGATTGTTAGCATTACGATGAAAGTGATAGTGGCATGAACTAGTTCGCAATCTTGCAATTCAAGTGAAATCCTAGCTATAATTATCTTGatctttcccaaaaaaaaaaaaaaaaaaatcctgctaaatataaaaatgccCTTAAAATAGCTAATCCCT
Coding sequences within it:
- the LOC132058562 gene encoding putative F-box protein At2g02030, coding for MMKRTHFSDLPEDLVMEILSRLPVKSLLQLKCVSKNWYVLIENPVFIQKHLHHINNPTSYFVHHYFLDTMKSGFTLFNEQNQLVAKSHLYQDVLNTSTHLWEVLGPLNGLFLLYNDQEEVALWNPATKEFKPLPISQPLNCPSFSLSSYKFGFGIEPSSGDYKVVWMRDYWDVYSEDWHLPTIISVYTLSTNSWKNFEEFSVSSRDMVKSSGNTYLNGFYYWRARQNDKIFAFDMSNDTIVEIQTPKSFTSKQWDLSLFNDFIAMYIYEPISVGRETCIDIWIMEKEGYWAKKARIGPFLNIKRSLGYGNNGEVFLEVVTWQLDIFDPCLKKNRVLGHQRNGYSLQAFAYKESLVSLKKNPFVI
- the LOC132057454 gene encoding protein ABSCISIC ACID-INSENSITIVE 5 isoform X1, translating into MGGAESEMVSQGEVQSPLQPDQNQHKNHPFPSLGRQSSIYSLTLDEFQHTLCESGKNFGSMNMDEFLNSIWTAEENQAHAHTHGPAHSHAHSQVASTREATSTPHFALGQSNVSLEKAIVKQPSLPRQGSLTLPAPLCRKTVEEVWSEIHKSQHEQQQQNNGNRDSVQNTSHNSTQRQVTFGEMTLEDFLVKAGVVREHGNNAAPAPPQQQSYMMYQNSTNPAMATMARPVISLGGVTPGVGIPGYPPLPLPQTGVVEAPVYPVSMTRGGGFPQQPTPVYGGRMGNGSGVGYGQVQGVAGATPLSPVSSDGLCVNQIDSGGQYGLEMSIRGGRKRVIDGPVEKVVERRQRRMIKNRESAARSRARKQAYTVELEAELNQLKEENAHLKQALAELERKRKQQYFDEVKMKVQTKGQRANDKLRGMRRSLSCP
- the LOC132057454 gene encoding protein ABSCISIC ACID-INSENSITIVE 5 isoform X2, which translates into the protein MGGAESEMVSQGEVQSPLQPDQNQHKNHPFPSLGRQSSIYSLTLDEFQHTLCESGKNFGSMNMDEFLNSIWTAEENQAHAHTHGPAHSHAHSQVASTREATSTPHFALGQSNVSLEKAIVKQPSLPRQGSLTLPAPLCRKTVEEVWSEIHKSQHEQQQQNNGNRDSVQNTSHNSTQRQVTFGEMTLEDFLVKAGVVREHGNNAAPAPPQQQSYMMYQNSTNPAMATMARPVISLGGVTPGVGIPGYPPLPLPQTGVVEAPVYPVSMTRGGGFPQQPTPVYGGRMGNGSGVGYGQVQGVAGATPLSPVSSDGLCVNQIDSGGQYGLEMSIRGGRKRVIDGPVEKVVERRQRRMIKNRESAARSRARKQAYTVELEAELNQLKEENAHLKQALVVNILSEMSLILERSLRGKGNNSTSMK